The Acidobacteriota bacterium genome includes a region encoding these proteins:
- a CDS encoding OmpA family protein yields MTRLTSILLLALALGRPAWAQEPGEPDVEGCKPSPLVSRMTGCQIYECSAKDFDAWEVVINKAGETKTLEGAGDHNKFACPATISHLQLQRNLEAALQKAGYQMVFNGRYEGHERAAITVRKGAQWVFVQLTDFNELPVYEQTTVLVKEMAQEMSATAQAMSDAIAKSGKLDVYGVTFATGQAIITPGSDAVLTDVLAVLTANPDWQLRIEGHTDNVGDQAANLKLSNARAVAVAAWLSAKGINAARLTTVGLGDTQPVGENATEEGRARNRRVVLVKT; encoded by the coding sequence ATGACGCGGCTGACTTCGATTCTGTTGCTCGCCCTGGCCCTTGGCAGGCCGGCCTGGGCCCAGGAGCCCGGCGAGCCGGACGTCGAAGGCTGCAAGCCGTCCCCCTTGGTGTCGCGAATGACCGGATGCCAGATCTATGAATGCAGCGCGAAGGACTTCGACGCTTGGGAAGTCGTGATCAATAAAGCGGGCGAGACGAAAACGCTCGAGGGCGCCGGCGACCACAACAAATTCGCATGCCCGGCGACGATTTCGCACCTGCAGCTGCAACGCAATCTCGAGGCCGCCCTGCAGAAGGCGGGGTACCAGATGGTGTTCAACGGCCGGTACGAGGGCCACGAACGTGCCGCGATCACGGTGCGGAAGGGCGCGCAGTGGGTGTTCGTGCAGCTCACTGACTTCAACGAGCTCCCGGTCTACGAGCAGACGACGGTCCTCGTGAAGGAGATGGCGCAGGAAATGTCGGCCACTGCGCAGGCCATGTCGGATGCCATCGCCAAGAGCGGGAAGCTCGACGTGTACGGCGTCACCTTCGCGACCGGTCAGGCGATCATCACGCCCGGGTCGGACGCCGTGTTGACCGACGTGCTCGCCGTGCTGACGGCCAACCCGGATTGGCAGCTGCGGATCGAAGGCCACACCGACAACGTCGGTGACCAGGCGGCGAACTTGAAGCTCTCGAACGCGCGCGCGGTAGCCGTGGCGGCCTGGTTGTCGGCAAAGGGGATCAACGCGGCGCGCCTGACGACCGTAGGCCTGGGCGATACCCAACCCGTGGGCGAGAACGCCACCGAAGAGGGCCGCGCCCGCAACCGCCGGGTTGTGCTCGTCAAGACGTAG
- a CDS encoding amino acid permease, with amino-acid sequence MPTLVRRLGLLSSIGIVIGITIGGGIFRTPAGIATRVPDPMLMMAVWIIGGIIVLCGALAFAELSAAMPETGGMYVYLREGWGRPFGFLYGWAQLVLIRAAALGGISSVFGEYFMRVFGLDPIAHPAWADYLAAGAIIFAGATNIVGVQLGALFAGISTITKFGALALLVAASFLLGGDAGASFGHLASNGAAVDAGVFGLALISVMWAYDGFADLTFASGEVKDPQRNLPRAIIIGTVMIIAIYLLANAAYLYVSPIEKVASSPLIAADTMGALFGQIGVSFIAVVVMISTFGSLMGSMLASPRIFFAMADDKLLFAPIARVHPTWHTPYVAIALASVLGVAMVMTQTFEQLTDTFVLAMWPFYALSVAAIYTLRKSQPNLHRPYKVVGYPFVPAVFIAAALYLVVNALINDPVWTSITFGVVLLGLPVYYIWFKQKGSST; translated from the coding sequence ATGCCTACCCTCGTCCGCCGCCTCGGCCTGTTGAGTTCCATTGGCATCGTCATCGGCATCACCATCGGTGGCGGCATTTTCCGCACGCCGGCCGGCATTGCCACGCGGGTGCCCGATCCCATGCTGATGATGGCCGTCTGGATCATCGGCGGCATCATCGTGCTCTGTGGCGCGCTCGCCTTCGCGGAACTGTCGGCGGCCATGCCCGAGACGGGCGGCATGTATGTGTACCTGCGCGAGGGCTGGGGACGTCCCTTCGGGTTTCTCTACGGCTGGGCGCAGCTGGTGCTCATTCGCGCCGCGGCGCTTGGCGGCATCTCGTCGGTGTTCGGCGAGTACTTCATGCGGGTCTTCGGCCTCGATCCCATTGCCCACCCGGCGTGGGCCGACTATCTAGCGGCCGGGGCCATCATCTTCGCCGGGGCCACCAACATCGTCGGGGTCCAGCTGGGCGCATTGTTCGCGGGCATCTCGACCATCACGAAGTTCGGGGCGCTGGCGCTGCTGGTCGCGGCGTCGTTCCTGCTGGGCGGCGATGCCGGCGCCTCGTTCGGCCACCTTGCCTCCAACGGCGCCGCGGTGGATGCCGGCGTGTTTGGCCTGGCGCTGATCTCGGTGATGTGGGCGTACGACGGGTTCGCCGACCTGACGTTTGCCAGCGGCGAGGTCAAAGACCCGCAGCGCAATCTGCCGCGGGCGATCATCATCGGCACGGTGATGATCATCGCCATCTACCTCCTCGCCAACGCGGCCTACCTGTATGTCAGCCCGATCGAGAAGGTGGCCAGCTCGCCGCTGATTGCCGCCGACACCATGGGCGCGCTGTTCGGCCAGATCGGCGTCTCGTTCATCGCGGTCGTCGTGATGATCTCCACGTTTGGATCGTTGATGGGCAGCATGCTCGCGTCACCGCGCATCTTCTTCGCGATGGCCGACGACAAGCTGCTGTTTGCCCCCATCGCCCGGGTCCACCCGACGTGGCACACGCCGTATGTCGCCATTGCGCTGGCCTCGGTGCTGGGCGTGGCCATGGTGATGACGCAGACCTTCGAGCAGCTGACCGACACGTTCGTGCTCGCGATGTGGCCGTTCTATGCGTTGAGCGTGGCCGCCATTTACACGCTGCGGAAGTCGCAGCCGAACCTGCATCGGCCCTACAAGGTGGTGGGCTATCCGTTCGTGCCTGCGGTGTTCATCGCCGCCGCACTCTACCTGGTCGTGAATGCGCTGATCAACGATCCGGTGTGGACCTCGATCACGTTCGGCGTGGTGCTGCTGGGGCTGCCGGTGTACTACATCTGGTTCAAACAGAAGGGTTCAAGCACTTAG
- a CDS encoding SDR family oxidoreductase yields MDLGLTGKVAVVTGGSRGLGLAAAEALIGEGAHVVVCARGAEQLQVAVEQLRAAAANGARAEAVTADVSTQHGVASVIETAIKTFGRLDVLVNNVGVAKGGDLEATSDAEWHEAFDHTLFPAIRASRLAVPHLRKQGGVIVIVSSIFGRESGGRMTYNAVKAAEISLTKSLAQQLAKDQVRVVSVAPGSILFEGGSWWKRQQADPQGIAEFISRELPFGRFGRPEEIGAAIAFLASPKASWVSGTTVVVDGCQSRMF; encoded by the coding sequence ATGGATTTAGGACTGACGGGAAAAGTGGCGGTGGTGACCGGTGGCAGCCGCGGGTTGGGGTTGGCGGCGGCGGAAGCGCTGATTGGCGAAGGCGCGCATGTGGTGGTGTGCGCGCGGGGCGCTGAGCAGCTGCAGGTCGCCGTCGAGCAGTTGCGCGCGGCCGCGGCGAACGGGGCCCGCGCCGAGGCGGTGACCGCCGATGTTTCGACCCAGCATGGGGTGGCCTCGGTCATCGAGACGGCCATCAAGACGTTTGGGCGGCTCGACGTGCTCGTCAACAACGTCGGCGTGGCGAAGGGCGGCGATCTCGAAGCGACCAGCGACGCCGAATGGCACGAAGCGTTCGATCACACCCTGTTTCCAGCCATCCGCGCCTCGCGCCTGGCGGTGCCGCACCTGCGCAAGCAGGGCGGGGTCATAGTCATTGTGTCGTCGATCTTCGGGCGCGAGTCGGGCGGCCGCATGACCTACAACGCCGTGAAGGCGGCGGAGATCAGCCTGACCAAGTCGCTGGCCCAACAACTGGCAAAAGATCAGGTGCGAGTGGTCTCGGTGGCCCCGGGCTCGATCCTGTTCGAGGGCGGGTCGTGGTGGAAGCGCCAGCAGGCGGATCCCCAGGGGATCGCCGAGTTCATCAGCCGCGAGTTGCCGTTCGGCCGGTTCGGCCGGCCTGAAGAAATCGGCGCCGCGATCGCGTTTCTGGCGTCGCCCAAAGCCAGCTGGGTCAGCGGCACTACTGTGGTTGTTGACGGGTGTCAGTCGCGCATGTTCTGA
- a CDS encoding DUF547 domain-containing protein, whose protein sequence is MVTALLVLLIAAPPAAQEPVTATVDPLHKPFDEILDLYVRDGLVYYYALRQERAKFDRYVQAISEVGADTVARWSQPRQLAYWINAYNAFVLRSVIDSYPIRGKAPDYPANSIRQIPGAFERRTFRAGGRQLTLDALERDVIGGFDDPRALLALGRGAMGGSRLKSEAFTADRLDQQLTTMTSELVTRRVLVQVDAGNNRLSVNPMFSWREALFTRTLANRAPAMYATRSPLERSVLALIEPLIVPNEAEFLRRNEFVMVFHEFDWRLNDLTGR, encoded by the coding sequence ATGGTAACGGCTCTGCTGGTGCTCCTGATCGCCGCTCCGCCGGCGGCGCAGGAACCAGTCACGGCGACGGTCGATCCCCTGCACAAGCCGTTCGACGAGATTCTCGATCTCTACGTCCGCGACGGCCTCGTCTATTACTACGCGCTCAGGCAGGAGCGCGCCAAGTTCGATCGCTACGTCCAGGCCATCAGCGAGGTGGGCGCCGACACGGTGGCCCGGTGGTCGCAGCCGCGGCAACTCGCATATTGGATCAACGCCTACAACGCCTTTGTGCTGCGTTCGGTAATCGACAGCTATCCCATTCGTGGCAAAGCCCCTGACTATCCGGCGAACAGCATCCGGCAGATTCCCGGTGCGTTCGAACGCCGCACGTTCCGCGCCGGCGGGCGCCAGTTGACGCTCGACGCCCTCGAACGAGACGTGATCGGCGGCTTCGATGACCCGCGCGCGCTGCTGGCGCTTGGTCGCGGCGCCATGGGCGGCAGCCGCCTCAAGAGCGAAGCCTTTACCGCCGACCGGCTCGACCAGCAGTTGACGACGATGACCAGCGAGTTGGTGACACGGCGAGTCCTGGTGCAAGTGGATGCCGGTAACAACCGGCTGTCGGTGAACCCGATGTTTTCATGGCGCGAGGCGTTGTTCACTCGGACGCTGGCGAATCGCGCGCCGGCGATGTACGCGACCCGCAGCCCACTGGAACGCTCGGTACTGGCGTTGATCGAGCCGCTGATTGTGCCGAACGAAGCCGAGTTCCTTCGCCGGAACGAGTTCGTCATGGTGTTTCACGAGTTCGACTGGCGGCTGAACGACTTGACGGGCAGATAG
- a CDS encoding alpha/beta fold hydrolase, which translates to MTRQYCHIGSSTIAYLDSAPGDSALRTYVLLHAFPLGANQWEPQMRAIPAGWRLITPDLRGFGGSTELDSLSALAMSDYAGDVVDLLGELSLSRVVIGGLSMGGYAALALLQSAPQVIEALILADTRATADTPEGRANRRNMLALVDREGPSGVAREMMPKLLGKTTLELNPAIEAQVRRLIKQQSPVAIRGAIHRMMHRPDSTALLAQVTVPTLVIVGEEDELTPPEDSRRIADAVPGATLVTIPAAGHLSNLEQPDAFNAALTAFLAKL; encoded by the coding sequence ATGACGCGCCAGTACTGTCACATCGGCTCCAGCACCATTGCCTATCTCGACTCGGCCCCGGGCGACAGCGCGCTGCGGACGTACGTGCTGCTGCATGCCTTTCCGCTCGGCGCGAATCAGTGGGAGCCGCAAATGCGCGCCATTCCCGCTGGATGGCGTCTGATCACGCCGGACCTGCGTGGCTTTGGCGGCTCCACCGAGCTTGATTCGTTGAGCGCGCTGGCCATGTCGGATTACGCCGGCGATGTGGTTGACCTGCTGGGCGAGCTGTCGCTTTCGCGGGTTGTGATCGGCGGCCTGTCGATGGGAGGCTACGCGGCGCTCGCCTTGCTGCAGAGCGCGCCGCAGGTCATCGAGGCGCTGATCCTGGCCGACACCCGCGCCACTGCGGACACGCCGGAAGGCCGCGCCAACCGGCGCAACATGCTGGCGCTGGTCGACCGCGAAGGCCCCTCCGGCGTGGCGCGGGAGATGATGCCCAAGCTGCTCGGCAAGACGACCCTGGAGCTGAATCCGGCCATCGAGGCGCAGGTGCGACGGTTGATCAAGCAGCAGTCGCCGGTCGCGATTCGCGGCGCCATTCACCGCATGATGCATCGCCCCGACTCAACGGCCCTGCTGGCGCAAGTCACCGTGCCCACGCTGGTGATCGTCGGCGAGGAAGACGAACTGACGCCGCCAGAGGATTCGCGGCGCATTGCGGATGCGGTGCCCGGCGCGACCCTCGTCACCATCCCGGCCGCCGGACACCTGTCGAATCTCGAGCAGCCCGACGCATTCAACGCCGCGTTGACCGCGTTCTTGGCTAAGCTCTAA
- a CDS encoding RraA family protein, giving the protein MSIPAGFDWSTPFVADACVQLSLPVRVGPPGLRCTIPGSRIAGPVCPARHAGSTDVFLEAIASANPGDILVIDNGGRLDEGCIGDLVVGEAHMSRLAATLCWGAHRDTAAIRAIGAKVWSLGTCPNGPLELRSRADDALIRARFGAATVSSGDVVFADDDGIVFVGLTHLAEVIETAREIAVREGAQATRLLKGELLRSQLDLHGYLAKRASNPAYTFRDHLKTFGGAIEI; this is encoded by the coding sequence ATGTCCATTCCTGCCGGATTCGATTGGAGCACGCCGTTCGTTGCCGACGCGTGCGTGCAACTGTCATTGCCTGTTCGCGTCGGACCTCCGGGACTGCGCTGCACCATCCCGGGCTCCCGGATCGCTGGTCCGGTCTGTCCGGCCCGGCACGCCGGCAGCACCGATGTCTTCCTCGAGGCGATCGCCTCGGCCAATCCTGGCGACATCCTGGTGATCGATAACGGCGGCCGCCTCGACGAGGGTTGCATCGGCGACCTCGTGGTGGGAGAAGCGCACATGAGCCGGCTGGCCGCCACGCTCTGCTGGGGCGCCCACCGCGATACCGCCGCCATTCGCGCCATTGGCGCCAAGGTGTGGAGCCTCGGCACCTGTCCAAACGGGCCGCTCGAACTGCGGTCGCGCGCAGACGATGCGCTCATCCGCGCCCGGTTCGGCGCGGCCACCGTGTCGTCCGGCGACGTCGTCTTTGCCGATGACGATGGCATCGTGTTCGTCGGACTGACCCACCTGGCCGAGGTGATCGAGACGGCACGTGAGATCGCCGTTCGCGAGGGTGCGCAAGCCACCCGCCTGCTGAAGGGCGAGTTGTTGCGGTCGCAGCTCGATTTGCACGGCTACCTCGCCAAGCGCGCGTCGAATCCCGCCTATACGTTCCGCGATCATCTGAAGACATTTGGCGGCGCGATCGAGATTTAG
- the recQ gene encoding DNA helicase RecQ, which translates to MLTGILEKYWGYSSFRPLQLEAMEAVMANRDSLLVLPTGGGKSLCFQAPAIARDGLAIVVSPLISLMKDQVDTLVGNGVSAAYYNSSMPSEARAEVTRGIRDGRYRMLYVAPERLVGDGGDGFLKLLESKPVSFIAVDEAHCISQWGHDFRTEYRQLARLRERWPSVSMHAYTATATGRVRKDIITQLGLRDAAELVGSFDRPNLVYRVLARATLKAQILDVLERHRGQAGIIYCTSRKEVDSLSQWLNDTGCRSRPYHAGLPDEERSRNQDAFLNEEVDLVVATVAFGMGIDRSDVRFVIHSGAPQSLEHYQQESGRAGRDGLEAECVLIASGADFLKWRVMLEKNGEMSDARRTLLRDMERYAASVGCRHKRLVGYFGETFTKDDCGACDYCLGELETVADPVTIARKVLSCVARVGQRFGAAHVSNVLRGSDSEQVRSRGHHELSVFGLMKDATIDELRGYVDQLLAHGLLQQGGDEYPILQLTSEGLALLKDAGAQPDLSLARQKRPEKGRLPKRARVETEGWEGVDRDLFERLRAMRMQVARKRGVPPYVIFHDTTLREIARTKPATIEGLRHVKGVGDRKASDLGDLILSIIAGP; encoded by the coding sequence TTGTTAACCGGGATACTTGAGAAATATTGGGGCTACAGCTCCTTCCGGCCACTTCAACTCGAAGCCATGGAGGCGGTGATGGCCAACCGCGACTCGTTGCTGGTGTTGCCGACCGGCGGCGGCAAGTCGCTCTGTTTCCAGGCGCCCGCGATCGCCCGCGACGGGCTGGCCATTGTCGTCTCTCCGCTGATTTCGCTGATGAAGGACCAGGTGGACACGCTGGTTGGCAACGGCGTCTCGGCGGCGTACTACAACAGCTCGATGCCGTCGGAGGCGAGGGCCGAGGTCACGCGCGGCATTCGCGACGGCCGCTACCGCATGCTCTACGTCGCGCCGGAGCGGCTGGTCGGCGACGGTGGCGACGGCTTCCTGAAGCTGCTCGAATCGAAGCCGGTCAGCTTCATCGCCGTGGACGAGGCGCACTGCATCAGCCAGTGGGGGCACGACTTCCGCACCGAGTATCGCCAGCTGGCACGCCTGCGCGAGCGGTGGCCGTCTGTGAGCATGCACGCCTACACCGCCACCGCGACCGGTCGCGTCCGCAAGGACATCATCACGCAGCTGGGCCTGCGCGACGCCGCCGAGCTGGTCGGCTCGTTCGACCGGCCGAACCTGGTCTATCGGGTGCTGGCGCGGGCCACGCTCAAAGCCCAGATCCTGGACGTGCTCGAGCGCCATCGCGGCCAGGCCGGCATTATCTACTGCACCTCGCGCAAGGAGGTCGACAGCCTCTCGCAGTGGCTCAACGACACCGGCTGTCGGTCGCGGCCGTACCACGCGGGGCTGCCCGACGAAGAACGCAGCCGCAACCAGGACGCGTTCCTGAACGAAGAAGTGGACCTGGTGGTGGCCACCGTCGCCTTCGGCATGGGCATTGACCGTTCGGACGTGCGGTTCGTGATCCACTCGGGCGCGCCGCAGTCGCTCGAGCACTACCAGCAGGAATCGGGCCGTGCCGGCCGTGACGGTCTCGAAGCCGAATGCGTGCTGATCGCCTCTGGCGCCGACTTCCTGAAGTGGCGCGTCATGCTCGAGAAGAACGGCGAGATGTCCGACGCGCGCCGCACGCTGCTGCGCGACATGGAGCGCTACGCCGCCAGCGTCGGCTGCCGGCACAAGCGCCTGGTCGGCTACTTCGGCGAGACCTTCACCAAGGACGACTGCGGGGCCTGCGACTACTGCCTCGGCGAGCTGGAGACGGTGGCCGACCCCGTAACCATTGCGCGCAAGGTGCTGTCGTGCGTCGCGCGCGTCGGGCAGCGCTTTGGCGCCGCGCACGTCAGCAACGTGCTGCGCGGCAGCGACAGCGAGCAGGTGCGGTCGCGCGGCCACCACGAGCTGTCGGTGTTCGGCCTGATGAAAGACGCGACCATCGACGAGCTGCGCGGCTACGTCGATCAACTGCTGGCGCACGGCCTGCTGCAGCAGGGCGGTGACGAGTACCCGATCCTGCAGCTGACGTCGGAGGGGCTGGCGCTGTTGAAGGACGCCGGCGCGCAGCCGGACCTGTCGCTGGCACGCCAGAAGCGGCCCGAAAAGGGCCGGCTCCCCAAGCGTGCCCGCGTCGAAACAGAAGGCTGGGAAGGCGTCGATCGCGACTTGTTCGAGCGGCTGCGCGCCATGCGCATGCAGGTGGCACGCAAGCGCGGCGTGCCGCCGTACGTCATCTTCCACGACACGACCTTGCGCGAGATCGCGCGGACAAAGCCGGCGACCATCGAGGGCCTGCGTCACGTCAAGGGCGTGGGCGACCGCAAGGCCTCGGATTTGGGCGACCTGATCCTGTCGATCATTGCCGGCCCTTGA